A region of the bacterium genome:
TACGCCGCCCCAGATCTGGGCGCACACCCGCGTGACGTCCTGGTAGGTGTTGCAGGCGAAGAGCTTCGCCATCGGCGCGAAGCGCGCGGTCGAGCGGCCCAGGGCTCCGTTCCACGCGGCTTCGTGGACGAGGACCCTGCCGCCTTCGATCTGCGTCGAAGCATCGGCCATGTAGTGCGCCAGGGCCTGAAAGGCACCGAGGGGTTTGTCGAATTGCTTTCGTACCTTGGCGTACTCGACCGTGTTTTCGAGGCAGCGATCGGCACCGCCGATCGCCTGGGCGGCTTGAAGAACGAGGCCGTCCTGAAGCACCTTCGCGAACGTCTCCCAACCACTGCCCGCAGCGCCGATGCGTGCGCTGACAGGTACCCGGACATCGCGCAGTTCGACCCGGTAGTGCGCCTCGCCACTCTGGGAGCGGATCTGCTTCAACTCCACGCCGTCACCGGACGGATCGACCAACAAGAGTTCGACACCGTCGTCGCTACGCGCGAGCACGATCAGCCGCTCTGCGGAGCTCGCGTAGTTCACATGACGCTTCACGCCAGAGAGCAGGTATTCGTCGCCTTCCCGCTTGGCGGCAAGTGCCACACCTTCCGGTCCGAAGCCACGGTCGGGCTCGAGCCATGCGGGCGTCAGGATGGCATCACCGGCGACGATCTTCGGGAGCCATGCCTCCTGCTGCGCCTCACTGCCCGCTTCCAGCAGCATGCCCGCACTGAGAACGGCGCTCACGAAGTGGGGCGTTGGCGCCATCGCCCGGCCCAGCTCCTCGTAGACCAACGCCGCTTCGAGCAGGCCGAGCCCGCCTCCGCCGTGGCTCTCCGGGATGAGAACGCCGACCAGGCCAGCCTCCGCCATCTGCTTCCAGAGGCCGGCGGGATAGCCCTTCGGGTCGTCTTCCATCTCGCGGACGACCTCGATCGGGCAGTGCTCCCCGAGCAGCGCCCGGGTCATGTCCTTGATCATCTGCTGCTCTTCGCTGAGCTCGAGATCCATCCTGCAGTCCTCTAGAAGTTCTTGGGCAGGCCGAGGTGCCGCCGCGCGATGATGTTCTTCTGGATCTCCGAGGATCCTCCTCCCACCGTTTCGTTCATCGTGGCCCGGTAGGCGCCCTCGAAGCGGCCGCGGATCGGTGCCTCGTCCTGGCCTTCGCGGATCGTGCCAGCGGCACCCGTGATATCGAGCGCCTCGTCGCATACGCGCTGGGAAAGGGTCGTGGTGAAGAGCTTGTACTGGGAAGATTGAATGGACGGCGGCTTGCCTCCCGCTTTCGCGGCGCAGACGAAGCGTGTGCTGAGCGCCTTGGCGACCGCCGTATCCGTCACGATGTTGGCGATCAACCTTCGCGTGTCCGGATTCTCGCGGATCGGTTTGTCATCGCGGGTTGCGGTCTTCGCCCAATCAACGAGTACACGCGTGCGCTCGCTGATGGGCGAGAGCGTGAACATCGTGAAGCGCTCGAGATCGAGGGCCTCGGCGATCATCTGGAAGCCCTGGCCGCGTTTGCCGACCAGGTACTCGTCCGGCACGAATACGTCGGTGAAGAAGACTTGATTCGTGGTGTCCTTGCCGATGGTGGGAAGGCTCTGGATTTCGAGCCCCGCGTGGTCCATTGGAATCAGGAACAGACTGAGGCCGTCGTGCTTCGGCTTGTCCGGATCGGTGCGTGCACCCACCCAATACCAATCCGCGAAGTGGGCCGAGGTCGTCCACATCTTCTGGCCGTTCAGGTTCCAGCCGCCGTCGACCTTGTCCGCCTTCAACTGCATGTTGGCCGCGTCCGAGCCGGCTTCGGGTTCGCTGTAGCCCACAGCGAACTCGACTTCTGCCGACAGGATCTTCGGCAGGAACTCGGCCTTCAGGAAATCACTGCCGTGGCGGATCAGCGTCTTGCCGATGATGCCCACACCCTTGCCGATCTGCGGCGCCGCGTGGCGGGAGAGCGCTTCGTTCAGGATGAACTCGTAGACGCCCTCGATCTCCTGCCCGCCGTACTCCTTCGGCCAGGACATTCCGAGCCAGCCCTGTTTGGCGAGCTTCTTCATGAAGTCGCGCCGCTCGGGAGTGTCCGCGAGCTGGGTGAAGTTCTCGCGGGTCGGGTCCATCACGACGGGGTCATGGTTCTCGGTGAGCCACTGCTCGACCTCGTCGGCGAATTTCTGCTCTTCGGGGGAGAAATCGAAGTCCACGCAGTCCTCCTAGGGAAGGCAGAAATCATATACGATACGGGCCGTATTGTAAATGAGGGAATGCCTGGAATGGTGAGGGGCCTCTCCCGAGGCGTCAGAAGACCGCGATGGCCTCCCGCACGATCATGATGGCCAGGGCCACCCAGGAGAGAGAGAAGAGGGCGAAGCGGATCGGCACCAGGTTGAGGGTCGCCTGCACGATCGAATGCAGGATCCGCAACGCGACGAACGCCCAGGCGCATGCGACGTGGAGGCCATCCACGTGCTGGAGCACGGCGATCCCGAGCGCCACGGCGTAGAACAGGGTGGGCTGTTCGAAGAGGTGGTTGTAGTTGTCGGCGACCCGGACGGCTTCCGGAGGCAGCTGCTTGAGCGCGGCGGTGTCCTGGGCTTGTTCGGGTGTGATCCCGGCTTTCGACATCGCCGGGAAACGGGTTGCGTACATCCAGAGCAACATCACGACGGAAAGCAGGCCCATCACCATGACCGGCTGAAGAATCTCGGTAGCGCTCATCGTGCCTCCTGGCTTCTGTGTACCCGGGATCCTACAGGTCGCCTCCGCTATCGGGCCCAGCCCTTTCGTGCTGCCACAGACATTCCAGGCAACCGGCTGCGGACCGGGATGCCCTATCCTGGCCTGGGGGATGAAGGAGAAGCGATGAGCATTCTGGATCGTTATCAGGCCTACGCCGACGCGTTCGAGCAGAGCTACGAAGACGATGATTGGTCCCGCATCGAGGGGTACTTCACGGAAGATGCGGTCTATGAAGGCGAACCGGCAGACGCACGAGGACGCGATGCCGTGATCGCCAAGTTGAAGGGCGGCGTGGCTGCCTTCGACCGGAACATGGACAGTCGTTCTCCAGACTTCCAAACGCCAACGGTCGACGGCGATACGCTGACGATGAAATGGGCAGTGACCTACACCAAGGCGGGCAAACCCGATCTGGTGATCTCCGGCATCGAGACGGCAGTATTCGAGGGCGACCGCATCAAGCTTCTACGCGATGACTTCGACCCCGAGGCCCAGAAAGGGATGGGCGAGTGGATGGCAGCCCACGGCGCATCGCTGGGAGGCAGTTAGCGCCGGGCCCGGCGGAAGGCCAGTGGCCTTCCGCCGCAAGGGCCTCATGCAAGAGGAGAACTCATGAGCAACGCAGGGTCTGCGGACTTCCCGATCGCGATCATCGGTGCGGGCTTCGCGGGCATCGGAACCGCCATCCAGCTCAAGAAGGCGGGCATCGATTCGTTCACGATCTTCGAACGCGCCTCGGAGGTCGGGGGGACCTGGCGCGACAACACGTACCCGGGCGCGGCCTGCGACGTCCCCTCCCACGCCTACTCCCTCTCCTTCGAGCAGAGCCCCAACTGGAGCCGACGGTTCGCACCGTCCGAGGAGATCCAGGAGTACCTGCTGGGCATCACGGACAAATGGAGCCTGCGGAAGCACATGCGTTTCGATTCGGAGATCGTGGAGGCGCGCTTCGACGAGGCCGCGGGTAGTTGGACGCTCACGACCGAACGGGACGAGACGTTCACAGCGCGGGTCGTCGTCTCCTGTGTTGGCGGCCTGGTCGATCCCGCGATGCCCGAGATCAAGGGCATTCAGAGTTTTACGGGCGAACTCTTTCATACCGCACGTTGGAATCATGAGTACGATCTGGCAGGCCGTCGTGTGGCCGTGATCGGAACCGGTGCCAGCGCCGTGCAGGTCGTGCCCGAGGTCGCTCGGGAGGCGGCGCAACTGGATGTCTATCAGCGAACGCCGGCCTGGGTCGTGCCGAAGCGCGACAAGGTCTACTCGGAACGCTACAAGCGCCTGCTCGCCCGCTTCCCGATCCTGCTGCGCGCCAACCGCTTCATGATCTACTGGATGAGCGAGCTGTTCGGTCCGATCATCTTTCTCGACAACGAACGCCTTTCGAAGCTCGGCGAAAAAGGCTCTCTTGCTCACTTGAAGGCCCAGGTGAAGGATCCGGCACTGCGCGAAAAGCTCACGCCGGATTTCCAGTTCGGCTGCAAGCGCATGTTGATTTCCGACGAGTACTGGGCCTCCTTCGAACGGCCGAATGTCGAACTGGTCACCGACCCGATCGAGGAGATCAAGAGCGGCGGGATCGAGACCAAAGACGGCAGCTTCCGAGAGGTCGATGCGATCATCGTTGCCACCGGCTTCGCCCTCGGATTGGCCAACGCACCCTTCCCGATCACGGGAAAGAGTGGCCGGAAGCTGGATGAGGTCTGGAAGGACGGCGCCGTCGCCTACAAGGGAATGAACGTCTCGGGCTTCCCGAACTGGTTCATCCTGATGGGGCCCAACACCGGGCCTGGTCACACTTCAGTGCTCGTCTACACCGAGGCGCAGATCGCCCATACGATGACGGCCATCAAGAAGCTGCGCAGCGAAGGGCTCCGCTACGTGGACGTCCGCAAGGACGTGCAGGATCGCTACAACGATCGCCTGCAGAGCCGCATGAAGCACATGGTGTGGTCCACCGGCTGCAACAGCTGGTATCTCTCGGACGACGGCAGCAACCACTCGCTCTATCCCGGCTTCGCGGCGGAGTACGCATTGAGAGCCCGCCCGTTCCGGCCGCGAGACTACGAGATCGTCGCGTAGGAGCTGAAACCCGCCACACTTCCGACCTCTATTCGAGCTCAGTCGTCGCCGTCATCGCTCGGGGCGGCGACTCGATTCCGACCCGCGTCGAGTTGCTGGAGGAAGAGAGAGAGGGGTGCTGCGGCCAGGATGAAGAGCGACAACAACCCGGTCAGATACCACCCTGAACGGGAGCCCGGGAGCACTCCCGCTGCATTGAGGAAGAGCAACAGGCTGATCGAGAGGGCAAAGCTCGCCGCAACCAGGATACGGCGTTCGGTACGTCGAGCGGCTCCGGGGAGCGCGAGCTTCCGATCCCGCTTCCCGGCCAGCCCACCCTGAGTGAGGATTGCGATGCCCAGCGCTCCGCTGGCAATCGCCAACGCTGTGCTCTCCTGAACGCCAAGCTCACGGAGCACAAGCGGAAACAGGGAGAAGACGAAGGCGGTCAGGCACCACGAGACCATGAGCCAAAGACCCGTAGCCATCTGACCTCGCCAGGGCTCGCCTGCCAACTGCGGAATGATCACCACGAGGGCCGAGAACCCCGCGAAGCCGATGGCACATTCTGCGATCGTCGTCAGCAGCTCGCTAGGCATGTCGTGACCACCATGCTCGCCTTTCGGCGGCCGAGCCGGGAACTCAACTCTGTTCGCCGTGGAAAACGGAATCCGCGACCGACAGGAACCAGAGGCCGGCGGCACACAGGCCAAGCAATAGATTTGCGAGGTAGAGCGAGAATGCGTTGAGACCACCCATTCCGAGAACGTTCGTCAGGCCCACGACAACACTGATGGGAAGAAGAATCCATAAGGGGACGTTGAGCCATCCTTCACCAGTAGGAGTGTTGCGGCGCCAGCGAAGGACGGTGTGGCCTACGGTTACGACGACGTACAACCCGCTCGAGATCCGCCAGACCATCGGATCGGAGGGCGCAAGCTGAAGGAATGGGAGAGGCAACAAGGCGAAGGCTGCGTTGCGGAACGCCACCTCGAGCATCCCTCTGAGGCGCAGCGAAGCAAAGACACGCAATGCGTCGTCCTGGCGCCCCCCGATGACGCTCACGAGGCTCGCAAAGCCCGCCAGCGCCACGGCGATTTCGGCGATCGTAAGAAGGGTATCCTTGTGCTCCACCTGGCCTCGCTTTGTTGTCTTGCGGATCGGCGTTGACTGGTGGAGGGGGGGCGCTACCGGACTCGTCCGACACTGAGAAGATCGATGCCAGGACGGTACAGCGGCGATTTGAGCCGCGCTATTCGATGCCGGGTCTAGCGCCCCGTTGAGCTGCGATGGGCTCATTGTTCGCAGATAGGGCCCTGAGGAAATCCATGGTTCACGCTTCGATCTAGACAGCGGACTCATTGAGTGCGCCTCTTCCGTCGGCCCGAAGCCCACGCGCGAAAAGAGCCGCGACCACGAACAGGAGCGGCGCCGTAGCGAGACCTGGATTGTAGTCTCGGGCGACTACCGCCCAGACCGGATGGGCAACGCCATTGTAAAGCTCGATGGCAACCCAGATCCACGCCCAACGACGCGCGGTGGCTTCGCCTGGTGCAACGCGGCAGAAGAAGCACCACAGACCGAACAACACGAGCATTGTGTTGAACACGATGAACCCGGGATGGGCGATTCCAGGCCACATGCCGTCAAGAATTCGTGCTGGGGGAAAGACCTCGTAGAACTCGAAGGCGTACTCCTCGACAGAATGCAGGGCTTGCAGCAGAACGAGCACAAGAAACGCGGTCCTGTATTTCTGAGTCATCGGGGTGTCTCTCGATCCTGCCGACGTCACGGGCGCTGCGCGACGGCGAGGATGCGGCGACTCTCGGAGAGTTCGGGTGGGCGCAAGGTAGCCCATGCGAAGGTGAGAGGAGCGGCCGGTTCGCCGAGCTCACGAGTCAACTCTTCGCGACGATCGAGGATGCCCGAGAACACGTTGCGCATTCTGTCTTCCCAGTCTGGTGTCTCCTCGTAGGTCTCGATGATGAAGCCGGCACTCTCTAATGACGGCCGATAGTCGATGATGGGGCCCGTTCGGAGGCTTTCGCTGCGGGTTTTGAGTTCGAAGCTCGTGAAGGCCAAACGGCCTCGAGGCTTCATGACACGCGCAATCTCTCGAAACGCAGCCGCGGGGTCGTCCGCGAATAGCAGTGCATCAGTGCTCATCACGCCATGTGCGAACGCATCGGGCAAGCCGGTCGACGCGAACTCCCCTTGCTGGAAACGCGACCCTTCGGGAAGTCCGCCAAGGTGACGGTTCCGAGCAATCCCGAGAGCACCCGGAGAAGAATCCACTCCCGTGAGTCGAGCTTCCGAGGTCTTCGCCACGTGGGCCCCGGGTCCGCCAGCGCCGCAGCCGATATCCGCCATATCTTGGCCGACCTCCTGGCCGAGAGCCTCGGAAATCCCGCGCAGATCGCTGCAGGTGACGAAGCTGAGCGGATCGGCATCTTCCGGATAGTCGTCCGCATAGGCGTGACGCCACACGTCACGAAGCGTCGGGCTCTTCGCCTGAGCTTCGAACATGATCTTGAAGAGGTCCTCATCCATCCTGGTAACCTCGGTCCTGGCGACCAACTACCCGCGTGCAATCGAAC
Encoded here:
- a CDS encoding acyl-CoA/acyl-ACP dehydrogenase; amino-acid sequence: MDLELSEEQQMIKDMTRALLGEHCPIEVVREMEDDPKGYPAGLWKQMAEAGLVGVLIPESHGGGGLGLLEAALVYEELGRAMAPTPHFVSAVLSAGMLLEAGSEAQQEAWLPKIVAGDAILTPAWLEPDRGFGPEGVALAAKREGDEYLLSGVKRHVNYASSAERLIVLARSDDGVELLLVDPSGDGVELKQIRSQSGEAHYRVELRDVRVPVSARIGAAGSGWETFAKVLQDGLVLQAAQAIGGADRCLENTVEYAKVRKQFDKPLGAFQALAHYMADASTQIEGGRVLVHEAAWNGALGRSTARFAPMAKLFACNTYQDVTRVCAQIWGGVAFTIEYDTQMYFRRAKEMQLSWWDTPYLEELVAADVLDQ
- a CDS encoding acyl-CoA dehydrogenase; this encodes MDFDFSPEEQKFADEVEQWLTENHDPVVMDPTRENFTQLADTPERRDFMKKLAKQGWLGMSWPKEYGGQEIEGVYEFILNEALSRHAAPQIGKGVGIIGKTLIRHGSDFLKAEFLPKILSAEVEFAVGYSEPEAGSDAANMQLKADKVDGGWNLNGQKMWTTSAHFADWYWVGARTDPDKPKHDGLSLFLIPMDHAGLEIQSLPTIGKDTTNQVFFTDVFVPDEYLVGKRGQGFQMIAEALDLERFTMFTLSPISERTRVLVDWAKTATRDDKPIRENPDTRRLIANIVTDTAVAKALSTRFVCAAKAGGKPPSIQSSQYKLFTTTLSQRVCDEALDITGAAGTIREGQDEAPIRGRFEGAYRATMNETVGGGSSEIQKNIIARRHLGLPKNF
- a CDS encoding MAPEG family protein, with protein sequence MSATEILQPVMVMGLLSVVMLLWMYATRFPAMSKAGITPEQAQDTAALKQLPPEAVRVADNYNHLFEQPTLFYAVALGIAVLQHVDGLHVACAWAFVALRILHSIVQATLNLVPIRFALFSLSWVALAIMIVREAIAVF
- a CDS encoding nuclear transport factor 2 family protein, producing MSILDRYQAYADAFEQSYEDDDWSRIEGYFTEDAVYEGEPADARGRDAVIAKLKGGVAAFDRNMDSRSPDFQTPTVDGDTLTMKWAVTYTKAGKPDLVISGIETAVFEGDRIKLLRDDFDPEAQKGMGEWMAAHGASLGGS
- a CDS encoding NAD(P)/FAD-dependent oxidoreductase, producing the protein MSNAGSADFPIAIIGAGFAGIGTAIQLKKAGIDSFTIFERASEVGGTWRDNTYPGAACDVPSHAYSLSFEQSPNWSRRFAPSEEIQEYLLGITDKWSLRKHMRFDSEIVEARFDEAAGSWTLTTERDETFTARVVVSCVGGLVDPAMPEIKGIQSFTGELFHTARWNHEYDLAGRRVAVIGTGASAVQVVPEVAREAAQLDVYQRTPAWVVPKRDKVYSERYKRLLARFPILLRANRFMIYWMSELFGPIIFLDNERLSKLGEKGSLAHLKAQVKDPALREKLTPDFQFGCKRMLISDEYWASFERPNVELVTDPIEEIKSGGIETKDGSFREVDAIIVATGFALGLANAPFPITGKSGRKLDEVWKDGAVAYKGMNVSGFPNWFILMGPNTGPGHTSVLVYTEAQIAHTMTAIKKLRSEGLRYVDVRKDVQDRYNDRLQSRMKHMVWSTGCNSWYLSDDGSNHSLYPGFAAEYALRARPFRPRDYEIVA
- a CDS encoding HXXEE domain-containing protein, encoding MTQKYRTAFLVLVLLQALHSVEEYAFEFYEVFPPARILDGMWPGIAHPGFIVFNTMLVLFGLWCFFCRVAPGEATARRWAWIWVAIELYNGVAHPVWAVVARDYNPGLATAPLLFVVAALFARGLRADGRGALNESAV
- a CDS encoding class I SAM-dependent methyltransferase; protein product: MDEDLFKIMFEAQAKSPTLRDVWRHAYADDYPEDADPLSFVTCSDLRGISEALGQEVGQDMADIGCGAGGPGAHVAKTSEARLTGVDSSPGALGIARNRHLGGLPEGSRFQQGEFASTGLPDAFAHGVMSTDALLFADDPAAAFREIARVMKPRGRLAFTSFELKTRSESLRTGPIIDYRPSLESAGFIIETYEETPDWEDRMRNVFSGILDRREELTRELGEPAAPLTFAWATLRPPELSESRRILAVAQRP